The Silene latifolia isolate original U9 population chromosome X, ASM4854445v1, whole genome shotgun sequence genome contains the following window.
TTGTAAGCATGAGTTGCGTAAAAATTCCCTCACTATGCCACAAAAGCTGCTCTAAGAATAGGCATTCAATTCCAAGAGTATGTATGCTACAACTTACAAGTAGAAAATATGAGAAAGGAAACACACCAACATGGAATTCAAATGACCAGGTAAAATAAACACAAGGGGGAGTATTACAGGGGTTCTACAACTTTACAATCTACATGAACAAGATGCGACCGAGTTGTGTAACCTCCATTATAAATTACGGTTCACTTTTAGGTACGGCAAAGCCTCAACTACGTTATCATAATCACTCATGTTTACTTGCACCTTTGTTTTAAAGAGCTTGGGATACAAAAGATCATAATCAACAGTCAAGCACGAAGCATCGGAACGTTGTAACTGACCCAATATCAACATTGTACTGCATTTGCCACAAGAATAATTCTCAAACAAGATAACAAATAGATCATAGCTCAAATATTAGATGAACCAATGACGGTTTGGCTAAACTATATGCCAAAAGAACAATTACACTAAAACTTGTCAAACACTAAACATTCATGACATAAATAATTACAATTAAGCAAGCATTCATACACAGTCTGTTGTAAAGAACACACAAAAAGGTCCAACTTTTCAAAGAAATTCATTTTGCATTTCTTAGTATTATGCTGAATAGAGCTTCTAACTATATTAGATGAGTGAGTACCTCGTATTTCAAGTACTCAAGCAAGTAATCGATAACAAATATTAACAACAATATTAACCTCTTTAAATCAATACATGTTTTAAAGTAAATGGAACAAGGGAACTTACTGTTTCCAAAAACATGTTGAAAGATATTTAATCACATATGCTCCCTGCCATAAAGTAAGCCACGTCTTATGGATACGCCATCTAGGAGACAACATGAAGAAAAGAAAATTAGCATTTTAAGGTTAGCTGGTAAGTACACTTTAATCAGCATATGGATCTTTTGCCttttatatgtatatatatgtctAACACTTACATAGATGAGTGTTATGAGATAATATTTGCAAGCCGGAGTACTGTGTACGACACCACATTTTTAACATAGATATCTGGTATAAAATTTGGCCTTGTAGTTGAGACAACAGTAACTTGTTTGGATGTCCTAGCACGGGATAATGCTACGTACAACTGCCCATGGGAAAAGCATGGTCTAGGGAGGTACACAGCTACTTGGCTTAGAGTTTGGCCTTGCGACTTGTTAATTGTCATTGCAAAGCTTAGCTTGATTGGAAATTGATTCCTTTGAAACTGGAAGGGATAGTTAGCTGATTCCGATGGCCGCAACTTAACACGCGGTATGAACACATGCTCCCCCTTATGGTGGCCAGTTGTTATGACGCATTCAATCAAGTTGGGGCTGAACCGTTTGCAAAGGAGACGAGTTCCGTTACAAAGGCCAAATGATGGAAGTATGTTGCGTAACAATATAACTGGGCAATTCTCCTTGAGGATAAGTTCGTGTGGGCTCATGCCACCTGGACAGAGTTTGTTGACAAACTCAGCAGGgtatatattgcatttgtcatCGAGTACTGTGTCATAGCTTTTGTAGATTACAGGTTCCCCTGGGAACTTATCTATCAACACAGAGTTGATTGCATCCACATCTTCATTCATTGGTGTAAGGATTGCGCGTGTTGTAAAAATATCAGAGCTGAATTCAATGAGATCAAGTTCTGGAAATGCAACTGATGTTATTTCATTTATAGGATCTGGCCCACCATCAGTAGGATGTCGAACAATTTCTTCTGGAAGTTGTACATACTGATTCTCTTCAGTTTGCAATTCTCCATTGCCTAGTGACAACAAGAATGCAGAGTAGATAGGATCTTCCCTTGCTCGCATGTTTTCAGTTAAGCGAAATTTGATGAATCCAGGCCACAATGGAGAGTTAACCAAGCTTGCCTCTACTGCCTCTCTTTGTGATTTATGAGGAATTACTGGAAGGACTTGGCAAAAATCACCGCCGAAAACAATAATTTTACCTCCAAATGTTATTTTCGCATTGCACAGATCTCGAAGTAAAAGATCAACTGCGTCAATGTTCTGTTTTTTAGCCATGGACGCTTCATCCCAGATAATTAAACTACTCTCCCTTATTAATGCTGCCAAACTGCTTTGCTTTGGTACGTCACATGACAAGGACGTACTCGTATCCAGAGGGAGCTTTAAAATAGAATGTGTTGTCCTTCCAGAAGGTATATTAGCAGCGGCTATGCCAGAAGTAGCCGTTGGTAATACAATTTTCCCCATGAGACGCACCTCTGCATACAACGCGTTATACAAGAATGTTTTTCCTGTACCTCCTGGCCCATCTATAAAAAAAGCCCCAGGTTTTCCCTCTTTTACATGGTTAACTATAGTATTGAATGCTTCCTTCTGTTCAGCATTAAGCATGCTACAAAAATCAATGCATTCTTGGGGAATAGGGGCATCTAGTGCATCTATAATATCCTTGGTTCTCCTGATTTCATCATCCTGTGCTTCAACTAAGTGCTCTAAGTTGAAATACTTCAGGGACTTTCCCATTGCTTCCAAAGATCCTTCTACTGAAGAAGCTGTAAGGTGATTTACTTTGTTGGGTTCATGTGGGTATTTATGCCTGAAATCTTGAGATAATTCTGAGTAGTACTTTGTCCATAGTGAAGCTGGATCCCTTGGCTGGCAGAAAATTAGCAATGTTGCAAACAGGTATCGCAAAACAGAAGGCATTTGAACCTTGCAAGCTTCACTTAAACACAAATCAGCTGTGTTATCTTCTTCAATTAGGTGGCGTCTGAGGGCGGCCTCCTGGAATGTCTTACATTCAAACCCATTAACATTGAGTAGGTCTTTAAAAGACTTAGGTCCTCGGACATGAAGAAGTAGCAAGCGAAGAAAGTAACGCTCTCCTTCTGAAGGTGTAACAAAGACAAGTCGACCAATGACCACAAGTTTGGTTCTCCTTTTAAACCACTTTTTTTCTCCTTTATCCCACCTATATTTTTTTGTAAAGTCACGATACAGGAGTTGTTCAGCATGTGGTTTTGAATTTTCCTTAAAAAACTCAGTGAGAGGTGTTCGAGCACGCTTTTCGTTTGCAACCACTCTTTCCAGATTTTCTTCTGGGTGCAACTGCAATGACTGCATGTTCTGCAAATGTACAGGCAGTACCATAACAGGTGGTTGAGTTTCAAACAAATCAAATCCGTAAATACGCCACATTGCTTCACATGGCGACACCCATCTACCAGATTGATATTGCTCAATTTCATCAATAGGTTTTGGGTCCTTTTCCCTCACCACATTGAAAGGGATTTTATCGTGACCTTTGTagacatatttatataaatatttcaCAGCTTGAATTGTTGAGCAAATTTCAACATTTAAATGGCAGTCAAAGAGTGATAATAAGTATGGGTTTTATGGTATAACCCACCTGTTGTCTAATGTTTCCTTTCGGACAACTGCAGACTCACCAGTATCCCGCCTTCTATATACTGGATATCCATCTGAATTAGTGGTAGTCTCAGATGTGAAGCTCTTTGGGTATTTGTACTTGCACTGACCAATACTACTTTTGTGCTTCATGCATTGACGATCAGGATCCAAACGGCCGCAAGGTCCATGCATCATGTGTTTCAAAACCATTGCACGAAGAGTTGGATGGCTTGAGCTTGGTATTTCAGCTGATACGAATTTATCAAAGTCGCCAACGACGTTAACTTTATAGGGTGGCTTGAGGATAATTAAAATGTGAGCATGTAGTAGACCCCTTTTTTGAAACTCAACCACATAAATGAATGCTGCAACTTCTCCAAATACATGCTTCTCCATTATTTGTTTTTTCAGAGCTAACAACTTAGCATGAAAAACTCTAACCACTATATCTGGCCGATTTTGGGGTTCCTCTCCAGGGCTAAGTTGCTGCCTAATTTCTGGCCAGTTTGTATTGCATGTCATTGTTACAAAGAGGTCTGGTTTACCGTACTCCTGCACAAGGGACATTGCATTGAGGTATCTTTTCTTTAGGTCACGAGGTCCACCTATGTATGTAGGAGGCAAAATCACCCGTCGGCCAACATTAGCTGCACAGCTCTCCCCAGCGTCTATAGTATCTAATATTCCCTGATAGAGTTCAGCGCGAATAGTATCTTGATTATGCCTGAAGAAATCCAATCTAGTGTTTTCAACTTTGACATACATATCTACAATGTATTGTTGTAAGCAGCGCCCTGCTTTTAACATCATGTTGCCAGGCCTATTTTGCAATTTGTAGCAATAATATTCGCGACAAGATATCTGCTTTTCATCTTCAGTATGCATTCTCGTTGTGCCTGGGAAAAAACGCATAGTTAATAATGTTGTTAAACTATATATAATAATTTAACAAAGTTTTAAAAGGAAAAGCTATAGTTAATTAAAAATACTTACGGTTTTCTTCCGCCTCTAATAGAGCCTCGACACTTTCCACGGATGCTGGATGTAGCATGGGTTGGGCATTAGCAGTCTGAATTTGGGGATTTTGTTTCCTTTTTTTTAAGCCTTGTCTCCATCCGCACTCGCCAGAGGGGAACAAAAGCGGATATTGCAGTGGATCATAGCAACCATAATAGTGCATGATCCTATGCGTGCCATTCACTTTCCCAGTCACTGATATGTGAGGTCCATCAGATAGACTTGAGGAAGAACTCTCTGACCAAATAACAGCCACCTCATCAGATGTAGGTGCATTATAGACATTTGGGTCTGCACGTGGATTTTTGTTTATCACAATTTCAGTGTTTTCATCGACACTTATATCTTTAAGTGAGCGAAAGAATCGTGCATAAGGATTTGTCTGAGTTACACGCATAAGGATATCAATAACATCCTGCCTTAATTCAGAGAAACAATTTGCCCGGTTCTCGGCTTCATGTTGGCCGTCATAAAAATATAGCTTCAAATACTTCGGCCTACCATCAGAAGGGACTAAATTTGGAACATGGTGATAAATCTGCCCATGCAACTTGAAAACATAAATAACATTTATTGTCTGGCAGTCAAAGTCTCCACCAATTGAACTAAAGGCAAAGAGGTTATTGTAGACCCTAGCATACTTTCGAAAATGTATTGCATCTTCTGTATTGGCAGTGTACAAGCCTGGCCAATTCAACAGGGTATTCCTTCTGAGGAAGTTCTATAGCGCCATCTCCACAACAAAAATTCTTTGTCTCAAATCCAATCTTGTATGCACGACATTTGTTGCATTGCTGGACCAGAGGTAGCTGCAAAGGTGCTCGAGGTAGAGGTTGACCTATTGTTGCAGCTGGTATTCCTAAGAGAACTTAAAAGTGAATAGTGTTCTGGTGAATAGATAAAGGGAGAGAAGGTTATTGAAATAATGTCATTGAGATAAAGATCAAGAAAAGTAACTACTTACTGCATGCTTGGGCAATAGGATGTCTTGTCCGAGGTATTTTTGGCTGTCTAGCAACCGTCCTAGCCATACCACTTCATAAAAGGATACGACGAAACATTAGAATCCTCAGCAGAAAAAGTATTAGCTATTAGACAAACAAAAAAGAACAATAAAATTTACCTAGACGTTGGTACTTCGGACTGTGAAAGAACTTGACGCATTCGTTTAGGTCTACCCATGCCCACTGTCTCTGAATAATAAGGAAAAGTATCTACATTTGGCCGTATTAAAAATTTACATAAACATTTGTCAGTTATCGTTGTTCTCAATGTTCTGTCTATTTGTTTCTTGGGTAGTGGCCAAACACCAAAGCTACAAAATATTGTAAGTGGTTTTAATCTTGAAAAACTTACCCATATAAAAAACTTCTAATGGTGTTGTAATCTTTTGGGTACAATGAAGTCAAGGTTAAACAATAAAAGTCTACACCTGGATAAGTACACAAAATACACGTGAAAATAATTAGATAACGACACAAGTATGTTAAATATAGGAAATagctaaataaaaaaaattaaagaacgAATAATAAGAAAGGAAGGCCTATAAACAGATAATTCAGAGATGATATGCATATCAACACTAAGACTTTACAAAGACATCAAAATGATTTTGCGCCCATAAATGCTTCTAGTAGCAATATGGGTCATCACAAAAAACTTACATTAGTTATGCCTAAGACAAAATAAACTCAGAAAAGAAATAATGATGAGCAACACAGTTAGTTCATGAATTTAGTAACTACGTAAATTGAATGGGTAAACATTCAGAACAAAATGATTAGCAAACAAAAGTAGTGAAAGTGTAAACTGCAATTGAACGATAAACTTTAAATTGCATAACaggtacataataataataaaatgataaaatagctagttttatttttttcttttatttttttatttcatcATATCTTGAGCTGCAGTACGCCTCTATATAACTATTTTGTACTTTAAAGACATAAAACATAACGAAACCAGCTTACACGTATACCCAAAATTTCATTTAATATATGATAAGAAAATTACATTGAGAACTTTACAAAGACATGAAAATGAGTTCTGTGCCCGTAAATGCTTCTAGCAGCAATATGGGTCATTACAAAAAGTTACATTAGTTACGCCAAGCCTAAATAAAAAGTGAGAAAATATATAATAACACAACGACCTGTACTCAGGCTGTATATCTTAACAAAATTTTTGGAGTTCTGTGCCCGTAAACGCTTCTAGCAGCAATATGGGTCATTACAAAAAGTTACATTAGTTACGCCTAGGACTAAATAAAAAGTGAGAAAATACATAATAGCACAACGACAACCTGTACTCCGGCTGTATATCTTAACAAAATTCTATGTGTCTAAGATATAGCTAAACACCTAAGGAGTTTAGTTATGTTTTGCCCGTTTGAACACCGTGGGCAGTTCCTCAGGGACCCTGAAAATTTTCCTGTGGCCACTTTGCATTTTAGTTTCAACAGACAATTGCATTGATGCTGTCTTGTAAGGCTTTTTTTTGGGCGGGACAGGAATAAAAATCATAGTAGGTAGCTTAATCCCCAAATCTTTTGGTGGGGAACATATCTTCACAGGTAGCGAAATTGGAGTTGCAGTCATAATCTCCATACCTAAAAACCGCTCTTTCGCAGCCAGGTAGCTTTCCATTTCAAGCGCACACAAGATAGCCGCATATGCAGTTAGTTTCGGGTTATAATTTGCATCAATAATTTCCAAGTTGTAAATGGGTATGAGATAGTCTATGACTGTCTTTGCCAGGCTATTCTTTGAATCTTCGATATGATCACAACGCACACTGAAAAATGTTTTACTGTCATTACTACCTTTGAGGGAGCTAATGGTCGTCCAAGCAGTGTATTTAGAGCGACCATGTGCAACAATTTCAAGGCCAGTGCACTGGATATGGCATTTACATATGATCAATTGTAATATACCATTGTAATCTACAATGACTGGTACACTCCCAATAGGCGCACCCCTACCCAGCTTTTCAAGTAGTGGAAGCCCGACAACCCCCCTACTATGATTGCGTAGCTCCTGGCGTTTTAATTTATAGAGACCCGCACACCGCTCAAATTCCCGGCGTTTAAAAATAGAAATATCCTCAACCCAAACGTTAAACCTCTCCATTAAGTCACGAACAGCAATTTGTGCAGCCTTCTAACAAGAGTTATGTATATTCAAAGACGGACCACCTACATAAGTATATGCTTCAGGCCCTGAATCTGTGTAAACTAACACAGCTGCACTATTTGTCCGAACATCTATCAGCTTATATTTTGGGGCAGGGAAATGCAGATGTTTAGTCATCTGCAATAGCAGAGATTGGAAAGGGATGACTATTTGGGTTCGTCGATCCAATCTAGTACCTCCAAAATCAGTCTTAATACCTGCAGTTGTCGAACCGCCTGACATTAACTGCATAACATAATCACTAAGTGTTTTAGAATAGCCCACCCTATCATAAATCTGTTTagataattatttaaaatttaaatctaaTATGCAACTCCTTAAAAGCGTTTCAGACGCCATACAACAATAACAATGTCCTAAAAAATGGAAAATGAAGTGTACTGCAAACATTCCTTAGTAAATTTTATCTAATATAAGGTACAATTTCTGTGCATGCATGAACAACAGTAACAGAATAGGTTCTCGATAAAAATCCGAAACGTCAAACATAAGTCGAGAGATGATTGCATGACAACAGAAACCATAGCATGACAACAGCAACAGTAGAAAACAACATGCATGTATATATCTATTAAGCTACCCTACCATGAATCTGTTTAGATGCTTATTTTAAATTTAAAACTAATCCGCAACTCCTTAAAAGCTTTTGAGACACCACAAAACAATAACAATGTCCTtaaaaaaatggaaaatgaaGTGTACTGCAAACATTCCTGAGTAAGATAAATTTTATCTGATGTAAGGTACAATTTCTCTGCATGCTCATGCATGAACAACAGTAACAGAATAGCTTCTGAATACAAATACGAAACGTCAAACATACGTCGAGAGATGATTGCATGACAACAGAAAGGATAACATGACAACATCAAGGCTAGAAAACAACATGCATGTATATATCTATTAAGCAAATActtaaaacataatctatgat
Protein-coding sequences here:
- the LOC141620425 gene encoding uncharacterized protein LOC141620425; translated protein: MNSVNFWFNVNTASQHLQTMPTASSKIYDRVGYSKTLSDYVMQLMSGGSTTAGIKTDFGGTRLDRRTQIVIPFQSLLLQMTKHLHFPAPKYKLIDVRTNSAAVLVYTDSGPEAYTYAAQIAVRDLMERFNVWVEDISIFKRREFERCAGLYKLKRQELRNHSRGVVGLPLLEKLGRGAPIGSVPVIVDYNGILQLIICKCHIQCTGLEIVAHGRSKYTAWTTISSLKGSNDSKTFFSVRCDHIEDSKNSLAKTVIDYLIPIYNLEIIDANYNPKLTAYAAILCALEMESYLAAKERFLGMEIMTATPISLPVKICSPPKDLGIKLPTMIFIPVPPKKKPYKTASMQLSVETKMQSGHRKIFRVPEELPTILFLIIQRQWAWVDLNECVKFFHSPKYQRLGIPAATIGQPLPRAPLQLPLVQQCNKCRAYKIGFETKNFCCGDGAIELPQKEYPVELARLVHCQYRRCNTFSKIYHHVPNLVPSDGRPKYLKLYFYDGQHEAENRANCFSELRQDVIDILMRVTQTNPYARFFRSLKDISVDENTEIVINKNPRADPNVYNAPTSDEVAVIWSESSSSSLSDGPHISVTGKVNGTHRIMHYYGCYDPLQYPLLFPSGECGWRQGLKKRKQNPQIQTANAQPMLHPASVESVEALLEAEENRTTRMHTEDEKQISCREYYCYKLQNRPGNMMLKAGRCLQQYIVDMYVKVENTRLDFFRHNQDTIRAELYQGILDTIDAGESCAANVGRRVILPPTYIGGPRDLKKRYLNAMSLVQEYGKPDLFVTMTCNTNWPEIRQQLSPGEEPQNRPDIVVRVFHAKLLALKKQIMEKHVFGEVAAFIYVVEFQKRGLLHAHILIILKPPYKVNVVGDFDKFVSAEIPSSSHPTLRAMVLKHMMHGPCGRLDPDRQCMKHKSSIGQCKYKYPKSFTSETTTNSDGYPVYRRRDTGHDKIPFNVVREKDPKPIDEIEQYQSGRWVSPCEAMWRIYGFDLFETQPPVMVLPVHLQNMQSLQLHPEENLERVVANEKRARTPLTEFFKENSKPHAEQLLYRDFTKKYRWDKGEKKWFKRRTKLVVIGRLVFVTPSEGERYFLRLLLLHVRGPKSFKDLLNVNGFECKTFQEAALRRHLIEEDNTADLCLSEACKVQMPSVLRYLFATLLIFCQPRDPASLWTKYYSELSQDFRHKYPHEPNKVNHLTASSVEGSLEAMGKSLKYFNLEHLVEAQDDEIRRTKDIIDALDAPIPQECIDFCSMLNAEQKEAFNTIVNHVKEGKPGAFFIDGPGGTGKTFLYNALYAEVRLMGKIVLPTATSGIAAANIPSGRTTHSILKLPLDTSTSLSCDVPKQSSLAALIRESSLIIWDEASMAKKQNIDAVDLLLRDLCNAKITFGGKIIVFGGDFCQVLPVIPHKSQREAVEASLVNSPLWPGFIKFRLTENMRAREDPIYSAFLLSLGNGELQTEENQYVQLPEEIVRHPTDGGPDPINEITSVAFPELDLIEFSSDIFTTRAILTPMNEDVDAINSVLIDKFPGEPVIYKSYDTVLDDKCNIYPAEFVNKLCPGGMSPHELILKENCPVILLRNILPSFGLCNGTRLLCKRFSPNLIECVITTGHHKGEHVFIPRVKLRPSESANYPFQFQRNQFPIKLSFAMTINKSQGQTLSQVAVYLPRPCFSHGQLYVALSRARTSKQVTVVSTTRPNFIPDIYVKNVVSYTVLRLANIIS